The genomic stretch TCACCTGACACTACCAACAATATTCTTGCTTCTCACACACCCAATACAACTAACAACCCTCGCCCCTTATTCAATCATACTCCTATATCCTTTAAGAAAAGTTTTACCTTAAGTTTGTCATCCATCATAGAACCCACTTCTTATTCTTCTACCATAATTGATACCAATTAGAAACAAACTATTAATAATGAGGGTAAATCTCGTAATGAAACTAACAGTTaggatttttaaatttttttttttagcaaTTGGCACTATAGAAAGGTACAAGACATTTCTTGTTGCCAAAGGTTTCAGTTAAACATTAGACAGACTATCATAAAACATTTAGTCCAATCATAAAGATGACAACGGTTAGACTTTTCCTTTCTTTTGCTTCATCTCAAAACTAGTTCGTATATCAGCTTTAGATGAAAAGGTCTATATGAATCGTTCTTCTTAATTAAATATTTCTAACAAAAACCTTGTTTATAAACTAAGCAATTTTGTATATGGCCTAACACAGGCTACAAAGCAATGAACAAAAATCTGATCCTATCTCTTCTTGAATTAAGTTTTAATCAGTCAAATATTCCTTGTTCATCAAGAAACATAATTTGTATATTAGTATATGTTAATGACTTAATCTTGCAAGAAACAGTTTGTATGAAATTATCAACCTCAAATATGTCTTGGACAAAAAGTCTAGCTTAAAATATTTAGGTATGTCACATAGCATCACGCATGTTCCAGCTATATAGATACGCTTTTAATTCTTCTGCACCACTAATTTCTTTGATACTGTTGAATCATCATGGCAAATCAACCACAACTCTCAACAACCGCCATTGTCGGCCCTCAATGCTGTGCTCCAGGTACCAACCATGTTTTTGGAAACCACTTTGTTAAACTCTTGTCTTTCATTAAATAATTTAACCATTATTTTTGGTTTGAAATTTCAGCTACACATCCAATTGATTTGATAATCACAAAAGAATGGACTGGGAGAAATAACTTCACTATCACAGACACCAACAACAACCTTATTTTCAAAGTTAAAAGTCCTCTTGTAACCACCGTAACACCGCGCCAACACCGGTTCTTGTATGATGCTAACAAAAACCCCATTCTCCATCTTCGTAGATCGGTATACAACAAATTATCAATAACTTCATCAATATAATCATCAACTTTTTATGATTCTGACTGCTTTGTTTTTGCAGCTGCTAGCAGGAGATGATATATGGAAAGCATTTAGAGGCGAAAGTGAAGCGCCACAGGACCTTATCTTTACTAGAGAGCGATCTTCGTTTATGCAGCTAAAGACTAAGTTGAACGTGTCTTTGACAACACTGTCCATTTGTGGTGGATTCTGACTTCGATTTTCCAGAGTTCCTTATTATCGTTGATTTCCTTCAGATTAGCACAAGGTCTTGCAATAGTGAAGCTCACAGCGGTTTGGATTTGTTGCGTAGAAAGATGGATAAGAGATGGATGTATTTGTTGTGGAGACATATTGGAGTATTTGTTGGTGAGACAATCCGTAGAATTGAATGTGACTGATAAAAATGATGAAGGTTGCGTGTGAAATGCTCATGTTTG from Vicia villosa cultivar HV-30 ecotype Madison, WI linkage group LG4, Vvil1.0, whole genome shotgun sequence encodes the following:
- the LOC131600517 gene encoding protein LURP-one-related 15-like; this translates as MANQPQLSTTAIVGPQCCAPATHPIDLIITKEWTGRNNFTITDTNNNLIFKVKSPLVTTVTPRQHRFLYDANKNPILHLRRSLLAGDDIWKAFRGESEAPQDLIFTRERSSFMQLKTKLNVSLTTLSICGGF